Part of the Notamacropus eugenii isolate mMacEug1 chromosome 5, mMacEug1.pri_v2, whole genome shotgun sequence genome is shown below.
attgaaaactgaaaataaataaattaataaaaaagaaaaaaagaagtgttgTATAAAAATCTCTTCTGGGATTTTTAGAAGgtctactaaattttcatttgcaaaataatttatagcTAAATTACTATAATGAGTTGATTAGCAGAAGAGATcttgttttgatctgaatttgtagtcattctaCGGCCGAAGCAAGAGTTAAATTAGTGTTTGAGTTTATCATGTATATAAGATTAAATTCCTGAAGTGTCTCATTTTTCCAAAGTGAGTatgattagagaaaaataaaccagcttgtgaaacaaggatgtaaaTCTATCAAGTTGTGAGGGTAAAGTTAGGAACCTTTCATTCTATTTAAGTAATGGAATTCCAGTACAGATAGTTACGTCAGTGAAGAGCAGTAACTTATAAgctcttttgctttgtctggatgggaaatctaatatttctttttaatctggAATTAGAACATGTGCAGAAATTTATGTGAACTGTTGAAGGCCCACATTAAGATGTTCCTATTATTTAAAGAGATCCTGAGAGCAGTAGGATTTTCTTGTAACAAATCTCTTATTGTTACCAATGTGAGACTATACTCGATACTTATTATCTAGGATATGTGATCCATGAGACCTGAATTCCTCTGAAACTCTAATTATTGGAATTGGCTATACAAGACTTTTGGGGATTGTAATTTGCTATTTTTCTTGAGCTTTGATTACACAGACAATTGTCTGAATTAGATGAAACCAATAGTAGAACGGCACGTGCTGCAGGGTGAGAACTGCTAAAGGTGGATGTCTGTATGCGGGAAGGGTTTTGAGGACAGCCTTGGACACGGCCTAGgtaagattttcctgactctattttCCAATtgtgttatttcctttctgaaaaggaaaatgtccCATCCAATGAACCCTGAGCCCAGCTTTTAACATCTAGTGACTTACATGACTGGCTGTCAGATATgactcatgcctggaatcaaacagagctaagaaAGCTTTTCCCTTCTGTTATGATATATGGCATTGTGATAACTatgtccctcttttcctttttatagcaaatttctataatcaatatgTTTTGTAAGTACTatactaaatctattaaataatagaaggATACTAGTATATCTCTGAATTACCATAATAGATTGTAAGTTTGAATATCATACAATTTTAACACCAATTAATAATATAGGCATAACCTTCTATAACAGTAAGTActtccaacatacacaggggggcctgctaccacaggttctgagatctacattcataaaatgaaagtatACTTTTAAgtggttaacaatcactttaatcaagtacatgtatcattcttttaaccaagcacatatatcattcacctagttcagaggagtcagtcaaagaaaatacagagaaatcaaagatcaacagacatggcttcctctgcttgaattcagcagacaggtccaactgtctgatcacagttaccagagaaggaagcaccgacatctgggttttcaaagtcggGGGCTCCTTAGAGgattcccagagtcctcctctggcacgcaaatcttcttacaaaaactaagccccaaagtaaaaccttatcCTGagtgtatttatacacttttgGCTCTCACTTTTGAGAGCCAAAGGGTGTAACTCTGTGACCCAGTGCTtcaatagaaaaagcaaaaggtacttgggaccctcctacaaaacagctcccctaatcaagcttcccacaatgaaCAGGCAcatcaatgaatgggaaagatcttctttaatcacattatgcaatcagaggcacttttagtaaaacaaaaacagtaaaatatcctaatttgattgccatcacacctCCTCCTAAGGAAAAAATGGTTAGACAAAGTAATAAGaaaaagatgtaatgtgatagatgtctaCATAGGATAGTAAATATTGAGAAAAGCAGCAGACTTAGACTATTTTCTCTAAGAATTATAAGCAGATATATATGATTACTTTCCAGAAAGTATCATGGAAATTCAAGTTTTAAGCATGCTTTGGTAATAAGATCTCAAAGTTGGATTCTTAAACATACACTGTATGGATAGTGGTAGagaaagtcatttcccctttatCAAAATATCTGATGGGTAATTTTAAATGGCAGACGAGTTCGTTCATTTTATGGTTGGAtcctcaaatttttaaaagatttttatagtAGGAACAGGATTTAGGTAAGGGTAGAAACAGCAAATGatataaaaactgaaattctctgtaGTTTCAAAATTGGAGAACCAAATTTAAGAGAGCGTAGTACTTTATAAGAAGTTGAAATTATATAGGAACTTCTAGATatgaaccagagaagcagaactCCCTTTTAGAATGGTGCTGAGAATAAACCCTTTTGTCCAGGAAACAATATCTAGGGACCAGATAACTATATGAGATGTCTGGGACTCAAAAGGTGCTACTTAAGGACACTGAGAATGAATTAGTGACACACAAGGAGACTTAATGCGTACTTTCCCCCCAAAGCCCTACTCTTTCAAGGTATCTGCTAAGGAGGAGTTGGTCTCAGGCAGAACATTGAGGAAGCTGATACTGAAGCTGGCCCAGTCTCCCAGAGTCATGCCCAGAGTCTTCTTGATCTCAGAGTTGAGGCTGTAAACCAGGGCCCTTCCACTCAGGTTCTCCTTGCGAATCTTCTCTATGTACTGCTTCATGTTGGTATCAGAGATGCCCAGTGCTCTGGCATTCTGCTCCAGctatgggagaaagagaatgttCAAGAATTAGGGAGTGACCTGTTCTCTGGCCCTAAATAGAAGCTCAATTCTTCTCAATCCTAGTTCTgcaaaggagagaaatgaaggtGACTGCTATCCtttgtgctcaaagaggaccaaaatgacatcactaggtCAGAGTCTGAGTGACTGATCAGGCCAATcagagcttggaaggctctaccataggttgggcacaaatagtccacatgaacatttgcagtggagatggctctaaatctgtgcagCACACATttttgcaattctgctttgctcaggcactacagtgccttctttggcaagggaaggaagagggaggagagaagagctgggaagggaaaggaagagtgtgatgaagggaggagacagagcagacccccacctcccacctccctgcTCCTTACCACCTGGCACACGTCTTCTGTGGACATCTTCAGCAGGGACAGTGGGAGGAACCGCTGACACCTGGCAGCTTGCTTCAGTGTCCTGCTGCCCCGGATCAGCTCCATGTGTCGCTTCAGGGACCCATCCAGGTTGGTTGTGATGTCCCAATAGTTGAGGGCCTTCTGCACAGTGAATCTGAACTCCTCATCTAGGAAATGGAGCATTTTCAAGAAGATCTCAGGGTCCCCATCCAATTCCATTAATTTTGTTACTTCTTCCTTGATACTGTCCAATTCAGCCACAGCCTTGACAAATGCCTTTCCCAGGCTGTCCTCCAGCTTGATGGACTCATGGGCTTCAGGAACATAAGGTCTGTTGGTATTGTACTTCATAAAATTCCTTTGGATCCCCACTGTGGGCTGCTGCTTGGTGCCACTGGGCTGTGGGTCATTCTGTCCCTTGCTATGCTCATGTATCTCCCTCCACTGCTGGTCATCTTGAGCACACTGGAGCATCCAGCTCACCCGACAAGGCCACTCATTGGCCAAGAGGACCCAGGCAATCACTTCCCTGTGGACCTCTCTGTTCTGGTCCCACTTCTCATCATTTGGCTCCCAATTTGTCTTCTGCAGCTGTTGTTTCTGTCCTTCCTTTATGGGCCATACTTTTTCTTCCATGGACAGTATCTGCTTTTGTGCTAATCTTGGTTTATCATCAAATTTCTGTTCTCTGAGGTTCAGGGTGATCCAGCTTGTGTAAACCACTCGTTTCATGTGAGCTTGGTTATTTGGGAGAAACTTAGCAATCTTCTCTTCTTTAAGATGGGTTATGATGGTCTGGAATTggtcagtgacactggtctccagATCCCTGTTGCCCTTTCTCCCATCTTCAAAGTCTCCATTGTGGTTTCTAAGTGAccacctcctcttctttttctgatcattctgtttgtttgtctttgttgAATGTTCAATCTCATCTAAGAGATTCTTCTTGGCTTCCTTGTTCATGTGGggcacagaaaagggaagagtgaTGAATTGATTCAGGTACTGGTAGCCACTCCCAGTAAGGCTGCCCACCCTCCTGGACCTCTCCACACTCTCAGCAACAACCTTGGAGTCAGCAGCCAAGATGGAGATAAATGGGGCTTCAGGGTCTGAGTGGAGGATGCGGAGGGCTTCCAGGGCCCCCATCACCTTCTCAGGGGAGCAGGCATCCAGATGGCTGATCTGAAGCACCACCTTGATCTGCTGTTTGTTGTATGCCCCCAAGACACAGAGGAACTTGGTGAGGACCTCGATCTTCTCCTTCACAGAATGCATGAAGCCAAGCTGGTTAGACACCTTGCTACTGTTCATGAGTTTGTTGATGCTTTCCTTAGAGTTCTGGAAAAATGCATA
Proteins encoded:
- the LOC140508547 gene encoding NTPase KAP family P-loop domain-containing protein 1-like — its product is MYVPEIPTDETNTHYIFVPFQAWEFAGSDFLWAGLVTTLCDCIEEKYWLPLIFYKLFGISVQDSSDAGRKLMKRWLTRIFFTFLVMILIGIGLCSYIFDLDTSDSIEGLLIPGAIISVMTLWNFVRGIYAFFQNSKESINKLMNSSKVSNQLGFMHSVKEKIEVLTKFLCVLGAYNKQQIKVVLQISHLDACSPEKVMGALEALRILHSDPEAPFISILAADSKVVAESVERSRRVGSLTGSGYQYLNQFITLPFSVPHMNKEAKKNLLDEIEHSTKTNKQNDQKKKRRWSLRNHNGDFEDGRKGNRDLETSVTDQFQTIITHLKEEKIAKFLPNNQAHMKRVVYTSWITLNLREQKFDDKPRLAQKQILSMEEKVWPIKEGQKQQLQKTNWEPNDEKWDQNREVHREVIAWVLLANEWPCRVSWMLQCAQDDQQWREIHEHSKGQNDPQPSGTKQQPTVGIQRNFMKYNTNRPYVPEAHESIKLEDSLGKAFVKAVAELDSIKEEVTKLMELDGDPEIFLKMLHFLDEEFRFTVQKALNYWDITTNLDGSLKRHMELIRGSRTLKQAARCQRFLPLSLLKMSTEDVCQVLEQNARALGISDTNMKQYIEKIRKENLSGRALVYSLNSEIKKTLGMTLGDWASFSISFLNVLPETNSSLADTLKE